In Syntrophomonas wolfei subsp. wolfei str. Goettingen G311, a single window of DNA contains:
- a CDS encoding glycosyltransferase family 2 protein, with protein sequence MKNITVVIPAYNEEERIGETLQAVKSIPGISRVIVVSDGSTDATASRAREEGVEVLELYPNRGKGGAMNAVLPFLNLEQREPSLSAEATELGFVPQLSTREHYTADSSANLLLPQLEGKAADIVIFLDADLGASASQASRLIEPVAKGMADLSIASFPPPQKKGGFGLVKGTAAWLIRKVGKMEARAPLSGQRAMTREVLQAVTPFNEGYGVELGMSVNALLQGFKLIEVPTTMSHNESGRDLKGFFHRGRQFWDVLRVIGDLRRKGI encoded by the coding sequence ATGAAAAATATCACGGTAGTGATTCCTGCTTATAATGAAGAAGAACGGATCGGGGAAACCCTGCAGGCGGTGAAGTCTATTCCCGGAATTAGCCGGGTTATTGTAGTCAGTGATGGCTCAACCGATGCTACCGCTTCCCGGGCACGTGAAGAAGGAGTAGAAGTTCTGGAGCTATACCCCAACCGGGGAAAAGGCGGGGCCATGAATGCGGTCTTGCCTTTTTTGAACCTTGAACAGCGGGAGCCGTCACTATCCGCCGAAGCAACGGAGTTGGGATTTGTACCCCAGCTTTCCACCCGCGAGCATTATACGGCAGATTCTTCTGCCAATCTTCTGCTCCCCCAGCTAGAGGGAAAGGCTGCAGATATTGTGATTTTTCTGGATGCCGACCTGGGGGCCTCAGCCAGCCAGGCCAGTCGGCTAATAGAACCAGTGGCTAAAGGAATGGCTGACCTCAGTATTGCTTCATTTCCTCCACCGCAGAAAAAAGGAGGCTTTGGCCTGGTTAAAGGAACGGCAGCCTGGCTAATAAGGAAGGTTGGGAAAATGGAGGCCAGAGCACCGCTTAGCGGGCAAAGGGCTATGACCCGGGAAGTGCTGCAGGCGGTTACTCCATTTAACGAAGGTTATGGGGTAGAGCTGGGAATGAGTGTAAATGCTCTCTTGCAGGGCTTTAAATTGATTGAGGTTCCGACTACCATGAGCCACAATGAAAGCGGCCGCGATTTAAAAGGCTTTTTCCACCGGGGCCGGCAGTTTTGGGATGTTTTAAGGGTAATTGGCGATTTGAGGAGGAAAGGCATTTGA
- a CDS encoding M20/M25/M40 family metallo-hydrolase has protein sequence MVRVKRLVDTFIRLVETASVSGRESAIRDLLQQWFQQRGLTLVEDEAGQILGGDSGNLLLQIPGTMEGPTLLFAAHMDTVEPGIGVKAVVDEDGFIRSKGNTILGSDDKAAIAVLLEVFDILKEKELSHPPLEFLFTVSEEQGLKGAKAFDFRQLKSKIAYVLDAGDKPGAIIIQSPCQNEMEYTALGRAAHAGINPEDGLNAIQLVANALAAMPCGRIDDETTCNFGGIEGGTARNIVAEFCRVKGEARSLRREKLDLLSTELKDIFIAEVEKRGGKAEVAVRFLYPEISLDENEEVVQLAARAARNIGLKPHLLSTGGGSDASIINGQGILCANLGVGMRAVHTCNEHISIEDLVNDARWVLAIIEEAARIGE, from the coding sequence ATGGTAAGAGTGAAAAGACTGGTTGACACCTTCATCCGCCTAGTGGAGACGGCTTCCGTATCCGGAAGGGAATCTGCCATAAGGGATTTGCTCCAGCAATGGTTTCAGCAGCGAGGGCTGACGCTGGTGGAAGATGAGGCCGGACAAATACTGGGGGGGGATTCCGGCAACCTTCTGCTGCAAATCCCGGGAACTATGGAAGGTCCCACGCTTTTATTCGCAGCTCATATGGATACGGTAGAGCCCGGAATCGGGGTTAAGGCCGTAGTCGATGAAGACGGTTTTATCAGGAGTAAGGGCAATACCATTTTGGGGTCGGATGATAAAGCGGCCATAGCCGTTTTGTTGGAGGTCTTTGATATTTTAAAGGAAAAGGAATTATCCCATCCCCCTTTGGAATTCCTTTTCACCGTAAGTGAGGAACAGGGCCTGAAAGGAGCCAAAGCCTTCGACTTTAGGCAGCTTAAATCAAAAATAGCCTATGTTTTGGATGCCGGTGACAAGCCGGGTGCTATTATTATCCAATCTCCCTGCCAAAATGAAATGGAGTATACGGCTTTGGGCCGGGCTGCCCATGCGGGCATAAATCCTGAAGATGGCCTAAATGCCATACAGCTGGTAGCTAATGCTCTGGCCGCTATGCCCTGCGGTCGTATCGATGATGAGACTACCTGTAATTTTGGAGGAATAGAAGGGGGAACCGCCCGCAATATAGTAGCTGAATTTTGCCGGGTAAAAGGCGAAGCCAGAAGCTTGAGACGGGAAAAGCTGGATCTTCTAAGCACTGAGCTTAAAGACATCTTTATAGCGGAAGTGGAAAAAAGGGGAGGAAAGGCCGAGGTTGCAGTGAGATTTCTCTACCCGGAGATCAGCCTTGATGAGAACGAAGAGGTAGTTCAACTGGCGGCCCGGGCTGCCCGTAATATCGGCCTTAAGCCTCACTTGCTCAGTACCGGCGGCGGCAGTGATGCCAGTATAATCAACGGGCAGGGAATTCTTTGCGCCAATCTGGGCGTAGGGATGCGGGCCGTGCATACCTGTAATGAACATATTAGTATTGAAGATCTGGTCAATGATGCTCGCTGGGTACTGGCCATAATTGAGGAAGCTGCCAGGATAGGAGAATAA
- a CDS encoding DUF3866 family protein → MIAIKRGRILKELFARPGIKGYLISIDGEEARSIVYPELVGEVLPGDEVLVNTTAVELQLGSGGYHYVVASLQSRNRELTPGGHIMKLRYTPMQLKVLSVEEEASPFHQVMQEADSLENTPVLVSSLHSMLLPLCLQLKEKDKELRLAYIMTDGAALPLAFSQVVDYLKREGLLQAALSVGHAFGGDLEAVNIYSGLLAARHILQADIIIVGMGPGIVGTGTKWGFTGIEQGEILNAVEALEGRPVAVPRISFADKRKRHQGISHHTLTVLSRVCRVKALVPLPLLEEEKMDFLWTQIREAGLLDKYHFIVENEPGILDLLNNSSFKASTMGRGVEEEKEFFLALGAAAQAALRLYQQD, encoded by the coding sequence ATGATTGCCATAAAGCGGGGGAGAATACTGAAGGAGCTCTTTGCTCGTCCGGGAATTAAAGGTTATTTAATTTCTATTGATGGTGAAGAAGCCCGCTCTATAGTATATCCGGAACTGGTGGGGGAGGTCCTGCCGGGAGATGAAGTGCTGGTTAATACCACGGCGGTTGAACTGCAACTGGGCAGCGGCGGCTATCATTATGTTGTTGCCAGCTTGCAGAGCCGGAACCGGGAATTGACTCCAGGCGGGCATATAATGAAATTGCGCTATACTCCTATGCAGCTAAAAGTTCTAAGCGTAGAAGAAGAAGCCAGCCCTTTTCACCAGGTGATGCAGGAAGCAGATAGCCTGGAGAATACTCCGGTACTGGTGTCCAGCCTGCATTCCATGCTTCTTCCTTTGTGTTTGCAGCTAAAGGAAAAGGATAAAGAGCTCAGGCTGGCCTATATTATGACCGATGGGGCGGCCTTGCCGCTGGCCTTCAGCCAGGTGGTGGATTATTTGAAGAGGGAGGGTCTGCTGCAGGCTGCGCTAAGTGTGGGACATGCCTTCGGAGGCGACCTGGAAGCCGTAAACATATACTCCGGGCTTTTGGCCGCTCGCCATATATTGCAGGCTGATATAATAATCGTAGGCATGGGACCGGGAATAGTAGGAACCGGAACCAAATGGGGCTTCACGGGAATAGAGCAGGGGGAAATCCTGAATGCGGTTGAAGCTTTGGAGGGCAGGCCAGTAGCCGTACCCCGCATTAGCTTTGCGGATAAGAGAAAGCGCCATCAAGGAATAAGCCATCATACCCTGACGGTTCTTTCCCGAGTTTGTCGGGTTAAGGCCCTGGTACCCTTACCTTTGCTGGAAGAAGAAAAAATGGATTTTTTATGGACGCAAATCAGAGAGGCTGGGTTGTTGGATAAATACCATTTTATCGTCGAAAATGAACCAGGAATTCTTGATTTGCTTAATAACAGCAGTTTTAAGGCCAGCACCATGGGCCGGGGCGTGGAGGAAGAAAAGGAATTTTTCCTAGCCCTGGGGGCAGCTGCTCAAGCAGCCCTCCGTTTGTACCAGCAAGATTAA
- a CDS encoding NUDIX domain-containing protein, producing the protein MDLEEKTLASRDIFQGRIIKVRVDQVLLPDGSESSREIVEHSGAVGIVAIDEENNLWMVRQYRKALERVLLEIPAGTLEENEEPLECARRELEEETGLQAAKWQKILSYHSAPGFCDEKLFLFMAQGLSPGESSLDRDEFLEVEKVPLKEAYEMIFSGEIIDGKSIIGIQYACRLLGC; encoded by the coding sequence ATGGATTTGGAAGAAAAGACCCTGGCTTCCCGGGATATATTCCAGGGACGCATTATAAAGGTCAGGGTAGATCAGGTCCTTCTGCCCGATGGCAGCGAGAGTAGCCGCGAAATAGTGGAACACTCCGGGGCGGTAGGTATTGTAGCCATAGATGAGGAAAACAATCTATGGATGGTACGGCAGTATCGCAAGGCTCTGGAAAGGGTTTTGCTGGAGATACCGGCGGGAACTTTGGAAGAAAACGAAGAACCGCTCGAATGTGCCCGCCGGGAGCTGGAGGAGGAAACCGGGCTGCAGGCTGCAAAATGGCAGAAAATCTTGAGTTATCATAGTGCCCCCGGTTTTTGTGATGAAAAGCTCTTTTTGTTTATGGCCCAGGGCTTGAGCCCAGGAGAAAGCAGTTTAGATCGGGATGAATTCCTGGAAGTGGAGAAAGTACCGCTGAAAGAGGCCTATGAGATGATCTTTAGCGGAGAGATTATTGATGGCAAGAGCATAATAGGCATACAATATGCCTGCCGTTTGCTGGGTTGCTAA
- a CDS encoding endonuclease Q family protein: MREIFADLHIHIGRSQGRAVKITASRELTLKNILFREAPRKGLEMVGIVDAGSTLVAAEIEEMLLHGELEEQPQGGFLAANGVLMIAGAEVESREGVHWIIFLPFLHSIKSLQKYLRSRVRNMTLSTQKADATAIDLLNLSYLLEGIFCPAHAFTPHKGAYGFWTDSLADKMGRDLAQVKVLELGLSSDSLMADMIAETSNFTFLSNSDAHSLANIGREYNLLRMKQKNFAEFRYCLENYEGRRILANYGMDPLMGKYHRSFCLQCERIAAEAPPVRACANCGSENLVAGVYDRIVSIRDYSEPRQPLGRAPYYYRVPLQKLPGIGPKTLEKLRAGLGSEIDICENANQEDISRIAGERVAALIIEMRKGRLDISPGGGGRYGKVKKDNRKQ, encoded by the coding sequence TTGCGAGAAATATTTGCTGATTTGCATATACATATAGGCCGCTCACAAGGCCGGGCTGTTAAAATTACCGCTTCCCGGGAACTTACCTTAAAGAATATTCTCTTTCGGGAAGCTCCCCGTAAGGGGCTGGAGATGGTGGGTATTGTTGATGCCGGCAGTACTCTGGTAGCGGCTGAAATTGAAGAAATGCTGCTCCATGGTGAGCTGGAGGAACAGCCCCAGGGGGGGTTCCTGGCTGCGAATGGGGTACTGATGATAGCCGGAGCGGAAGTGGAAAGCAGGGAAGGGGTGCACTGGATAATATTCCTTCCCTTTTTGCATAGTATCAAGTCGCTGCAGAAGTACCTGCGCTCTCGGGTAAGGAATATGACTCTGTCCACCCAGAAAGCCGATGCTACTGCGATTGACCTGCTTAATCTGAGTTATCTTCTGGAGGGAATATTTTGTCCGGCCCATGCCTTTACTCCCCATAAAGGAGCTTATGGTTTTTGGACCGATAGCCTGGCCGATAAAATGGGGCGTGATTTAGCTCAAGTGAAGGTTCTGGAATTGGGTCTTAGTTCGGATAGCTTGATGGCCGACATGATTGCTGAAACCAGCAATTTTACTTTTCTGTCCAATTCAGATGCCCATTCCCTGGCCAATATCGGACGGGAATATAATCTTTTGCGTATGAAACAGAAAAACTTTGCGGAATTCAGGTATTGCCTGGAAAACTATGAGGGACGCCGAATTCTGGCCAACTATGGTATGGATCCCTTGATGGGCAAGTATCACCGTAGCTTCTGCCTGCAGTGTGAGCGTATTGCTGCGGAGGCTCCCCCGGTTCGAGCATGTGCTAACTGTGGCAGCGAGAATCTAGTGGCTGGGGTTTATGACCGCATCGTGTCCATCAGGGACTATAGCGAACCCCGGCAACCGCTGGGCCGAGCTCCCTACTATTACCGGGTGCCTTTGCAGAAATTGCCCGGGATTGGACCCAAAACCCTGGAAAAACTGCGCGCTGGGCTAGGCAGTGAAATAGATATATGCGAAAATGCCAATCAGGAAGATATAAGTAGAATTGCCGGTGAAAGGGTGGCCGCTCTGATTATTGAGATGCGAAAAGGCCGCCTGGATATTTCTCCCGGAGGTGGAGGCCGTTATGGTAAAGTCAAAAAGGATAATCGTAAGCAGTGA
- a CDS encoding GGDEF domain-containing response regulator — MRVLIADDDLISRTVVKALLSKWGYEVLEAGDGIQAWDILKEKDSPQLVLLDWMMPGIDGLELCRRLRQLDNNTYHYIILLTGRDSKEDIIGGLNAGADDYITKPFMPEELEVRLRVGKRILDLQQSLNEALEIQRYQAQHDLLTGIFNHAKILNILEKELYRAKRQNSNLAVIMGDLDHFKKVNDTYGHMAGDAVLVEVALRMKNTIRLYDSICRYGGEEFLLVLPGCSTEEAIIIANRILGSISQEPVVFNSTPIAVTISLGVAMKAAGDKTTAAELVQLADAALYKAKQNGRNRVEQA, encoded by the coding sequence GTGCGAGTATTGATTGCTGATGATGATTTGATTTCCCGTACTGTAGTAAAGGCCCTATTATCAAAATGGGGTTATGAGGTATTGGAAGCAGGAGATGGTATTCAGGCCTGGGATATCCTTAAAGAAAAGGATTCGCCTCAACTGGTTCTGCTGGACTGGATGATGCCGGGGATAGATGGATTGGAATTATGCCGCCGTTTGCGCCAATTAGATAATAATACCTATCACTATATTATTTTGCTCACCGGGCGGGATAGTAAGGAAGATATTATTGGAGGGCTTAATGCCGGGGCTGATGATTATATTACCAAACCCTTTATGCCCGAGGAATTAGAAGTGCGCTTACGGGTAGGCAAGCGTATCCTGGATTTGCAGCAGTCACTGAACGAAGCGCTGGAGATCCAGCGTTATCAGGCCCAACACGACCTCTTAACCGGAATATTTAATCATGCAAAGATACTTAATATACTGGAAAAAGAACTATACCGGGCCAAGCGACAAAATAGCAACCTGGCCGTAATTATGGGAGACCTGGATCATTTTAAGAAGGTAAATGACACTTATGGCCATATGGCCGGTGATGCCGTATTGGTGGAAGTTGCCTTGCGGATGAAAAATACTATTCGTCTCTATGATTCCATTTGTCGTTATGGGGGCGAGGAGTTTCTCCTGGTTCTTCCCGGCTGTAGCACAGAAGAAGCTATAATAATAGCTAATCGTATCCTGGGAAGTATCAGCCAGGAGCCGGTGGTGTTTAATAGCACCCCCATTGCAGTAACCATCAGCCTCGGTGTAGCCATGAAAGCAGCCGGTGATAAAACCACAGCTGCGGAGCTGGTGCAGTTAGCCGATGCTGCTCTCTATAAGGCCAAGCAGAATGGCCGCAACCGGGTGGAACAGGCATAA